The Atribacterota bacterium genomic interval TAATTCAAAACGCTCAACAATATTAGGAGAACCGGGTTTCTGTTTTGATAATGGAGAAACATCGACGGGATAATCCATTATAAAGGTCGGCTGAATCAGAGTATGTTCTACTTCTGTTTCAAATAGCTCATTTGTTATATTCCCCCTGGTTGAGTTTTCCGGTATTTCTAATTTGTATCTTCTTACTAAATTCTTCAATTCATCATTACTGACTTCTTCCATATTGATACCGGTAACTGAAAGGATAGCCTCATTCATAGTCAATCTCTTCCATGGAGGGGTAAAATCAATCTTTTCTCCCTGATATTCTATCACAAGCTTACCTTTGAGTTTTTTTAAGACAAATGCAATCATCTCTTCGGCAATATTCATCATCACCTGGTAATCAGCATAAGCTTCATACAGCTCCAACATTGTAAATTCCGGGTTATGTTTTGTTGAAATACCTTCGTTTCGAAAATTACGGTTCAACTCATATACCTTTTCAATGCCTCCGACCAGTAATCTCTTTAAATACAATTCAGGAGCTATCTTTAAATACAAATCCCTGTGTAAGCTTAGATGGTGGGTAACAAAGGGTGTTGCTGTTGCACCTCCCGGAATGGGCTGCAATACAGGTGTTTCTACCTCGAGGTATCCTTTATTGTCTAAATAATCTCTGATAAGCTTAATAATTTTACTTCTCTCTATAAAGACATCACGAACTTCGGGATTACTAATAAGATCCAAATAACGCTTTCTATATCTAACTTCTGTATCAGTAAGCCCATGCCATTTTTCAGGTAATGTGCGTATTGCTTTACACAACAATGTAAAGGTGGTAGCTATGATAGTCAGTTCACCTGTTCTGGTTTTGAAGATTGAACCAGAAACTCCGATGATATCACCAACGGAAATTTTTTTAAATATCTCAAATAAATCTGACCCAACAAGGTTTGACTTTACATAAATTTGTACTTTACCAGTTTGGTCTTCCAGGTCAACAAAAGCGGCTTTTCCATGTTTTCTCAATGCCTTTATTCTCCCGGCAGCCACGACATTCTCTTCCGACGGTTCTGATGTAGCAATTTCATCAAATTTTTGGATTATTTCTTTTATGCTTTGTTCTTTTTCAAATCGCTTACCAAACGGATCAATATTTAAATTCTTTAGTTCTTCAATTTCCTTTAACTTTTCTTCTCTTAAGATATTAACATTTTTCTTATCTTGTTCTGTCAATGGTTCTCACTCCTTGAAAATTTACTTATATTTTTTATAATAACAAAGATATTAACCTTCATCATCAGATAAATTATAACTTTATTGATATATTTCCTGATTATCTATTTTATAATAGAAAGCCGATAAAAGTAAATAAAAAATGAACAGGCTGTTTATTTGACCATAACCTGTTCATTTTAAAACTAAACTAATTGAAAGCTATAATAATTATTTAATATTTAATATTTTATAATTTAAGCTGCCCGCAGGTACTCTGATTTTAACTTTATCGCCCACTTTTCTTCCCAAAACTGCTTTACCAATAGGCGAAGCAATGGATATCTTGCCGGAAGATGGATCAGATTCAATATAATCAACTAATGTATACTCTATCTTTTCCTTTTTCTTAATATCTTCAACAACAATCTTTGAACCTGGAGAAACAACTGTTTGGTCATTTTTCGATGTGTCAATGAGCTCACAATTTTCAATAACCTTTTCCAATGTCAATATTCTGCCTTCGATAAAAGCCTGTTCATTTTTGGCAGACCGATATTCAGCATTCTCCGCTATTTCACCGAATGCTACTGCATGGCTTATTTTTTCAGCAATTTCTTTTCTTTTTACAGTCTTTAATTCATGCAGTTCTGATTTAATTTTTTCCAGCCCTTCTTCAGTCAGCATAATCTTTCGGTCGTTCATTTTTTATACACCCTAACCTTCTCATAAAATTAAAACTAAGACAAGTGGCATCTGGAAACAAGGGGAATACTTATCTTAGTTAACAAAATATTATATATTTTCTAAATTAGCGACTTTTGTAGTTTTAAATGAATTATAGGGTATTTATAATTTTATGTCAAATAAATATTGTTTTTATCAGTATTATAAAAATATAACATTTTTTAATTATATTTAATAATTCAAAAAGATAAAAATCATTACTTATAATAATATAAAAAAGTATCTTATTGATTTTATTCAGCTTTAAATAGAGCTGTAATAGCTTCTCTCTTGCAAAAAATAAATAAGTTTAATATAATTTTATTTTATACAGGTTTATATTGCATTTTTAGATTAATCCCAATGATTTTCCGGCTTTCTCAAATATTTGTAAAGCTTCTTCAATATCCCCCTGAGTATGGTGTGTAAGTATATGAGATCTAAGCCTGCTAGTTCCTTTTGGAACTGCTGGGAATACAATAGGGCAAATAAATACACCCATCTCATTAACCATCTTACAAAGCTGTAATGTTTCTTCTTCTCCACCAATAATAATAGGAACTATTGCTGTAACGGTATCTCCAATATTGTAACCCATGGAATTTATGCCTTCTCTAAATTTTTCCATGTTTTTATGTAAATTCTCAACTCGTTCCGGCTCATCCTCAATCACTTCCAGAGCGGCAATGGCTACAGCAGCATTGACCGGGGGAATGGGTGCTGAAAAGATAAATGGCCTGGAATTATGTCTTAAATATTGAATCATTTCTTTTTCACCAGCAATATATCCGCCAACAGCAGGAATAGTTTTGCTAAGGGTTCCCATGTGTATATCTACGGCATCTTTTAATCCGAAATATTCTTCAATACCATGTCCTGTTTTTCCAAGTACTCCAATAGAATGAGCCTCATCTACCATTACCTTTGCTCCATATTTTTTTGCTAAACGGGATATTTCTGGTAAATTTGCAACATCACCATCCATACTGTAAACACCATCAACTATGATTATTTTATTTACATAGTTATCAGAATTTTTTAAAATAGATTCCAGTCTGTCCATATCGTTATGTAAAAAAGATTTATGTCTGGCGCCTGAAAGCATACACCCGTCAATAATGCTTGCATGATCAATTTTATCAATTATAATCAAATCACCATTCTGGTAAAGAGAAGTAATAGCAGCTAAATTGGTTACATACCCGCTGGTATAAGTAATAGCATCTTCAGCTCCTTTGAATTGGGAGATTTTTTCTTCCAACTTTTTGTGCACCTCTGTAGTTCCCGATAAGAAACGAACACCTGAAGTGCCTGTACCATATTTTTCAATCGCTTTGATGGCTGCCTCCTTTAATTTAGGATGATCTATCAATCCCAAATAATTATATGAAGCCAGCATTATTTTTTCTTCCCCTTCAACCATAACTCTCGATTGTGCAGAATTTTCAATGGTTTTCAGCCAAAAGAAGGTACCATTCTCTTTCAATCGATTTGCTCTCTCATTCACCTGATTAATTTTTTCCTTTAAAGTTGTTCCCATATTAATCTCCTGTTCTTTTAAACTGTTTCTAATTATTTAATTTTTCAATCCTTGGTTTAAAATCTATTTTTTTTAATAATTCGAGGTAATCATTATCCTTTAATTCTTCGGGCTTCTTCCCTGAAACAGCAACCAATAGTCCCTGATAAACATTAGTTCCAAAGGACCTTCCCTGAAATTGTGGTGTTGTAGTGATCAGGTATTTTACTCCTCTATCTTTTAAATCCTGAACATTTTCTGAAGTCACTGTATTTGTAATAACAATTTTACCTTCCATTTTATTTGGCATATACTGGCTAATTGCTATATAATCCCCTGCTACTATATCAGTCTGATCAAAAAAATGAGTAAATTTACTGTTCGAAGTTTCTTGTTTTTTACCGGTAGGATATAGATACTTAATTGGAATATTAACTAAAACAGGTATTATTACCCGGGCTATCTTATTTAGCGTGCTCAAGCTATATATAGGTATAGGTATATTTAAACATGAAATAAGATCACCAAAAGTCATTTTACATCCTGCCTCTATCAGTCCTTCTGCAAGTCCAAATCTATCAACTGTAATGAGTAATAAGGCTTTCTTGTCCTGCAGTACTATATCAGTATGTTTAGTAATATATCTTATAACATCTTTCTCTAATACATATTTTATTCCGGAACCGTCAACAATAGGAGTTTTTTTGATTACACTTACAATCCTGGCAGACTCTTTAATAGTATACCTTTTTCCTTTAGGGCCAGAATAAAGATATAAGTCGGTTCCTCCAAGAGTAAAAACATCAACCTTCCCGTCATATTCCTGATACAATTGCATCATTTTTTTTACATCACCGTCTGTTCCTCTTCTTTCAATTTCTACTTCCTGCCCTAATATATTTACTTTTGCAATATGGTTTCTAGATGAGGAACCTAAGCTAACACCAAGAACTTTTTTCACTTTTTTATCTCCTGTTTATTGAAATTGCTTTAACTTTGTTTAATATTTCCATGATTGTCTCTGGGTCAACATATTTATCTTCAGTTATTGGTGATTTTCCAATTTCTACCCCAACGACTTGTATGCTGAATAATTTTTCCACAACTTCTACTCTTTTATCAGAGCCTAAAAAGACAATCAAATCATAATCTATCAAATTACTGATAATAGAAATGATTTCATTAAATAGGTTTGTTTTTGTCCTGTCCTTAATAAAATTAATGCGTTCTTGTTGTGTCAATATTAGAGTGAAATCAATACCTACTTCCTGGGCTTTTTTTAAAATTTCCATTTTGTTTTTTATCGGAAAACCAACCAGGGCAATTTTTTTTCCTTTCCTGATTTCTCCCAGGCTTTCGAGCCTGGAAACAAAAGTTCTTTCAATCCCCAGCTTTCTGGCAACCTCTCCCTGTGTTAGTCCTTCTGTTCTGAGTTTTAATATTTTACTGATTTCCCGCTCCAACTTTTCCCGGTAGAGAACTTTTTCACCAATTCTAATAATATTCATAAATATTTTCCTGTACACATTTTTGTACACATTATATATTAATGGAATTTTAGTGTCAAGATTATTGTATAAATGTTTCTATAAAACTGAATACTGAGGAGTTTTTATAAAATATTCGGGAAGAGGAGCATTTCAATTGCTTATAATTCCACCACCGATAACATTTTCATTATCATAAAAAACTGCAGACTGCCCTGCTGTTATTGCTCTTATTGGCTCATCAAAAATTACAGTGGCATTTGAATTATCTTTTTCATCAGGAAATATTTTCGCCCAGAATGCAGCTGAATTGTAGCGAATTTGAACCTGTAAATAAAGAGGACAGCTTTTTTGAATATTAGAAATAATATGAACATCTTCAAGCTTCAATTTATTTTTATATAAATCCGGTTCATCACCTATAACAATAGTATTCTTATCAGGATCAATGCTTGTAATATATTTCCTGCTATTTAGTGACAGCCCAATTTTTCGGCGTTGACCAATTGTATAAAAAGCAATGCCCTTATGTTTACCCAATACATTGCCTTTATCATCTATAAAATAACCTGGTTTATTATTTGTTTTCCGGTTATTTTTATTTTTTATGAATTTTCGATAATTATTTCCAGGTATAAAACAGATTTCCTGGCTTTCCTTAATATTTGTTATATCTATTCCTATTTCAGCAGCTATACTTTTAACCATATCCTTCTTAAGATTGCCAAGTGGAAAAATGCATCTGTAAAATATATTTTTATTCAATCTATAAAGAAAATATGATTGGTCTTTTCCCTTGTCTACCCCTCTTTTTAAAACAAATTCATTCTGGGTATGGCCCTGCTGAACTCTGACATAATGTCCGGTAGCAAGAAATTGTATATTCATCTTATCAGCATAAAATTCAAGTAATTTAAATTTAATTCTTTCATTACATAAGATACAGGGATTTGGAGTTATTCCATTATAGTATTTTCTAATAAAATCCTGTATGACAATTTTTTCAAATTCCTTTCTGTAGTCAATCTCATATAAGGGAATATTTAACTTTTTCGCTATTAGTTGTGCTCTTTTTCCACCAGTATAATACTTAGGATTATTCTTTTCTTCAGATTTTACTCTATCTTCTTCTTCAACAAGGCTAAAATAGATTCCAGTTACCTGATAGCCATCTTTTATTAACAAATGAGCAGCAACACTACTATCAATACCTCCACTCATTGCCAGTAAAACATTCTTCTTTTTCATGATACTAACTCCATATTATATCAGGTATTTAGCTATTTCCTGTTCTGCCAATGATTGCACAAACCTTCTGTCATTCATTTTACTGTCAGGATTCCAGATATTAATATCAACAATATCATCAGGAGAATTCTTATCACAATATCTTGCTGTAATCTTGCTTGCCAGCTCCAATAATATGTCCATATCTGAAAATTCACTATTAGTATCGAAGTAAAAACGCAATAAGGAAACAGGTCCTTTAAATTCTTTTGAACTTATGAGAAAATCTGCAGGTTTAACCAGGGAAAATATCTTTTTATTTTCTATCTCATTTCTACCAACTACCAGCCTAAAATTATTTCTGAGATTAAAGTGACGACCAACTTTTAATAACTCAATGTCATTATCATTAAAATTATTTTTTAGTAAACCTCTTATTCTTTTGGAAAAACCCGGCTCAGTTAATTTGCATCCTCCCGCGGGAGCAGGATATTTATTAATTCCAAACTTTCTTGCAAGTGCTATTTGTCTTTTTCTTGACCTGCCTTGCAGGTCAAGTAATCTGAATCGGTTAACAATATTAAGCTTCTCCGGTTTAGTCTCTGGCAACAGTAATGCAGAAAGTGGCCTAAGAATCCATGAACTATAACCGGATTCTTTGCTGATTGTTAATAAACTTCTTTTATTCTGCGTCATCGGCCTTTGTCCAAGCACCTCACCACTAATGATAAATGATGCCCCTTCTCTTTCCATCAACTCACCTGCCTTACGAAACATCAGAATACGACAATCAATGCAGGGGTTAACATTCTTTCCATAACCATATTTTGGATTTAAAGCAACCTCTTTAAATTCTTCGCTTATGTCTTCTCTTATAAATCTAATATTCAAGTATTTTTCTGCATATGAACTAATTTTGTTTTCTATAAATGGTGTTTTAAGTTGCAGCCCTATTACATTAATATTCTGCTTTAGTATTATTTTTATTGCCAGTATGCTATCTAAACCGCCAGAATAAAGGGCTACTGCTTTTATTTTATCAGTCACAACAACCTTCTTTCTTGTTTTACAAGTATAAGTTTGTATTATATAATTTTAACAATTCTCATTCTTTATATTCAATTTATTTTATACTAAATGATTATATAAATAAACTAAGCCTATCCTGTTGAGTTAAAAACAAATATCCATTTATTCTTATTTTATATTCAATAATCAAATATGAATATATTTCATTATGAGATGAGGCTTTAAAGAGGTGGGAAAAAATCTAAAGGAAAAAGGAAGAGGAGTATAATACCTCTTCCTTTTTAAAAGAACTATTCACAAGTAATTGCCTCAACAGGGCAATCTTCGGCAGCCTGTTTGCAAGATTCTTCTGCATCAGCAGGGACAGTATCAACTTTAACAACTGCTACATCATCCTGCAATTCAAATACTTCAGGACATGTGCTTTCACAAAGTCCACATCCTGTGCAAAGATCCTTATCAACTGTTGCTTTCACTATATTTCACCTCCTATGAATTTATATTTCTTAATTTGCTGTATTTTAGTAAATTAACCTTTTTAAATATTTAATTATCAGGTTAATATTATGTTACAAAATTGGTTAGCCTATTAAAACCTATGACTTATTAAAGATAACTTAAAAAACTATAAAATTCAAGCCTATTTTCTATATTATCTACAAATTTATTTTTATTTCCATCAAATCTTCGGCGAAAGTAGTTTCGGGATACCTTCTTATAACTTCTTTCTTGATACTATCCCAATTGTACTTACTATTTTTTGTTTTCTGATATCTGGGACTAAAATGGGTTAAAACAAGATGCTTAACTTCTGCCTTTCTTGCCACTTCTAAAGCATCCTCAATTGTGGAGTGAAAGCTTTTTTCAGCCTCCTGCTTTTCATCATTAGAAAATGTAGCTTCATGTATAAGCAAATCAGCATTTTTAGATAAATCAACAGCATTTTCTGAAAACATAGTATCAGTGCAATAAGATATTTTTCTCATAATTACAGATTTCTTTAAAAAATCATCGGTTTTTAACATTTTTCCATCTTCCAGGGTTATCTGTTCTTTCCTCTTTATTTCCTTATATATTGGTCCGGGAGGAATACCCAATTCTGATAATCTGTTAACAAGAATGTTCTTTTTCACATATTTTTCATTAACTGCATAACCAAAACAGTCTATTTGGTGGTTGAGAGCTGCACAGTATACCTTGTAGCTATCCTTTTCCCATAATAATTTTTTTGTTTTGTATTTTTCCGGTTTTATCTCATTTATATTGTAAGAATAAGGTATATGTGTACTGGAATAATTAAGGCTATTATTAAGATATGAACCCAATCCATCTGGCCCAAAAATATCAATAGTGCTTTTTATTCCCTGTAAACCACGAGTAGCAAGCAACCCGGGCAAACCAAAGATATGATCACCATGCAAATGACTTATAAAAATTGCCCTTAATTTCGATAATTTCAGTCCAGCCGCAATAATTCTTTGTTGTGTTCCCTCTCCACAATCAAATAACCAGAAATTACCACTTTCCTCTAAGAAAACAGCCATTGAGGCAACATTTCTTTCATTAGTAGGCATTCCTGCACCAGTACCAAAAAATATAACCTTCTCTAACATTTTTTATTAATTCCTTTTTATTTTTCTATTTCTGACATTTAGAGCATACAAAAGTACTTCTATTTTCAATTCTAATAATTTTTAGAGGATTTCCACAGACGGGGCAAGTATCATTTTTTTTCCCATAGACATTGAGTGTCCCTCCATAGCTGCCTGTATTGCCCTGTAAATCTACATAAGATTCATCAACCATTGTTGTGCCTCTTAGATTAATGGCATCTACCAAAATCCTCTTAATATTCAAATAAATCTTTTTTGCTTCATCCTCTGATAATGAATATGTCTTGCGCAGTGGATGAATCCTGGAATTAAAAAGAATCTCATTTGCATATATATTGCCTATACCGGCAATAATTTTCTGATCCATTAATAATTGCTTTATATTTTTTGTACTATCTACTAATAATTTATAAAATTTATCAAAATTAAATTCTTCATCCAATGGCTCAAATCCCAGGTTTTCAATTCTTGGCAAATTTTCACCCTTTTCTAAAAGCCATATTTTCCCAAATTTTCTTACATCATTATAGATCAGCCTACTCCCATCCTTAAAAAAGAAAAACAGATGATTATGCTTTTGTTGTTTTTTGAAAATTTTTGAAGGTAATTCGTTACTTGATGTATATTCAAATCGACCACTCATACCAAGATGAATTATTAGAGAATCCATTGTATCAAAGTGAATTATTATATATTTTCCTCGCCTTGTTACACCTGTTATTAGGATGTTTTTTAGCTTATATATAAATTCATTAATCTTGGGTTTTTTTATGAGAATAGGGGTTTTTACTTGGACTTTGATTAGTATTTTCTTTGTTATTATTTTTTCCAGATCTCTTCTAATGGTTTCTACTTCAGGGAGTTCTGGCATTTGTTACCTTTCAAATCTATAGGAAATTTATTTTTGCAAAAATTTCAGA includes:
- the lysS gene encoding lysine--tRNA ligase, producing MTEQDKKNVNILREEKLKEIEELKNLNIDPFGKRFEKEQSIKEIIQKFDEIATSEPSEENVVAAGRIKALRKHGKAAFVDLEDQTGKVQIYVKSNLVGSDLFEIFKKISVGDIIGVSGSIFKTRTGELTIIATTFTLLCKAIRTLPEKWHGLTDTEVRYRKRYLDLISNPEVRDVFIERSKIIKLIRDYLDNKGYLEVETPVLQPIPGGATATPFVTHHLSLHRDLYLKIAPELYLKRLLVGGIEKVYELNRNFRNEGISTKHNPEFTMLELYEAYADYQVMMNIAEEMIAFVLKKLKGKLVIEYQGEKIDFTPPWKRLTMNEAILSVTGINMEEVSNDELKNLVRRYKLEIPENSTRGNITNELFETEVEHTLIQPTFIMDYPVDVSPLSKQKPGSPNIVERFELFINSMELANAFTELNDPVEQKRRFIQQAEKKSKGEVNQNFVDYDYIEALEYGMPPAGGMGIGIDRLVMLLTNNDSIREVILFPQLKKKE
- the greA gene encoding transcription elongation factor GreA, which translates into the protein MNDRKIMLTEEGLEKIKSELHELKTVKRKEIAEKISHAVAFGEIAENAEYRSAKNEQAFIEGRILTLEKVIENCELIDTSKNDQTVVSPGSKIVVEDIKKKEKIEYTLVDYIESDPSSGKISIASPIGKAVLGRKVGDKVKIRVPAGSLNYKILNIK
- a CDS encoding pyridoxal phosphate-dependent aminotransferase family protein — its product is MGTTLKEKINQVNERANRLKENGTFFWLKTIENSAQSRVMVEGEEKIMLASYNYLGLIDHPKLKEAAIKAIEKYGTGTSGVRFLSGTTEVHKKLEEKISQFKGAEDAITYTSGYVTNLAAITSLYQNGDLIIIDKIDHASIIDGCMLSGARHKSFLHNDMDRLESILKNSDNYVNKIIIVDGVYSMDGDVANLPEISRLAKKYGAKVMVDEAHSIGVLGKTGHGIEEYFGLKDAVDIHMGTLSKTIPAVGGYIAGEKEMIQYLRHNSRPFIFSAPIPPVNAAVAIAALEVIEDEPERVENLHKNMEKFREGINSMGYNIGDTVTAIVPIIIGGEEETLQLCKMVNEMGVFICPIVFPAVPKGTSRLRSHILTHHTQGDIEEALQIFEKAGKSLGLI
- a CDS encoding quinate 5-dehydrogenase gives rise to the protein MKKVLGVSLGSSSRNHIAKVNILGQEVEIERRGTDGDVKKMMQLYQEYDGKVDVFTLGGTDLYLYSGPKGKRYTIKESARIVSVIKKTPIVDGSGIKYVLEKDVIRYITKHTDIVLQDKKALLLITVDRFGLAEGLIEAGCKMTFGDLISCLNIPIPIYSLSTLNKIARVIIPVLVNIPIKYLYPTGKKQETSNSKFTHFFDQTDIVAGDYIAISQYMPNKMEGKIVITNTVTSENVQDLKDRGVKYLITTTPQFQGRSFGTNVYQGLLVAVSGKKPEELKDNDYLELLKKIDFKPRIEKLNN
- a CDS encoding transcriptional regulator: MNIIRIGEKVLYREKLEREISKILKLRTEGLTQGEVARKLGIERTFVSRLESLGEIRKGKKIALVGFPIKNKMEILKKAQEVGIDFTLILTQQERINFIKDRTKTNLFNEIISIISNLIDYDLIVFLGSDKRVEVVEKLFSIQVVGVEIGKSPITEDKYVDPETIMEILNKVKAISINRR
- the mnmA gene encoding tRNA 2-thiouridine(34) synthase MnmA, whose amino-acid sequence is MKKKNVLLAMSGGIDSSVAAHLLIKDGYQVTGIYFSLVEEEDRVKSEEKNNPKYYTGGKRAQLIAKKLNIPLYEIDYRKEFEKIVIQDFIRKYYNGITPNPCILCNERIKFKLLEFYADKMNIQFLATGHYVRVQQGHTQNEFVLKRGVDKGKDQSYFLYRLNKNIFYRCIFPLGNLKKDMVKSIAAEIGIDITNIKESQEICFIPGNNYRKFIKNKNNRKTNNKPGYFIDDKGNVLGKHKGIAFYTIGQRRKIGLSLNSRKYITSIDPDKNTIVIGDEPDLYKNKLKLEDVHIISNIQKSCPLYLQVQIRYNSAAFWAKIFPDEKDNSNATVIFDEPIRAITAGQSAVFYDNENVIGGGIISN
- a CDS encoding tRNA 4-thiouridine(8) synthase ThiI, whose product is MTDKIKAVALYSGGLDSILAIKIILKQNINVIGLQLKTPFIENKISSYAEKYLNIRFIREDISEEFKEVALNPKYGYGKNVNPCIDCRILMFRKAGELMEREGASFIISGEVLGQRPMTQNKRSLLTISKESGYSSWILRPLSALLLPETKPEKLNIVNRFRLLDLQGRSRKRQIALARKFGINKYPAPAGGCKLTEPGFSKRIRGLLKNNFNDNDIELLKVGRHFNLRNNFRLVVGRNEIENKKIFSLVKPADFLISSKEFKGPVSLLRFYFDTNSEFSDMDILLELASKITARYCDKNSPDDIVDINIWNPDSKMNDRRFVQSLAEQEIAKYLI
- a CDS encoding ferredoxin; this encodes MKATVDKDLCTGCGLCESTCPEVFELQDDVAVVKVDTVPADAEESCKQAAEDCPVEAITCE
- the rnz gene encoding ribonuclease Z, which gives rise to MLEKVIFFGTGAGMPTNERNVASMAVFLEESGNFWLFDCGEGTQQRIIAAGLKLSKLRAIFISHLHGDHIFGLPGLLATRGLQGIKSTIDIFGPDGLGSYLNNSLNYSSTHIPYSYNINEIKPEKYKTKKLLWEKDSYKVYCAALNHQIDCFGYAVNEKYVKKNILVNRLSELGIPPGPIYKEIKRKEQITLEDGKMLKTDDFLKKSVIMRKISYCTDTMFSENAVDLSKNADLLIHEATFSNDEKQEAEKSFHSTIEDALEVARKAEVKHLVLTHFSPRYQKTKNSKYNWDSIKKEVIRRYPETTFAEDLMEIKINL
- the mutM gene encoding DNA-formamidopyrimidine glycosylase — translated: MPELPEVETIRRDLEKIITKKILIKVQVKTPILIKKPKINEFIYKLKNILITGVTRRGKYIIIHFDTMDSLIIHLGMSGRFEYTSSNELPSKIFKKQQKHNHLFFFFKDGSRLIYNDVRKFGKIWLLEKGENLPRIENLGFEPLDEEFNFDKFYKLLVDSTKNIKQLLMDQKIIAGIGNIYANEILFNSRIHPLRKTYSLSEDEAKKIYLNIKRILVDAINLRGTTMVDESYVDLQGNTGSYGGTLNVYGKKNDTCPVCGNPLKIIRIENRSTFVCSKCQK